The nucleotide sequence GCAGCGGCGGTAGACGGTCGCGTTCATCTCCTGGAGGAAGGCGACCGCGTCCAGGTTCTCCCGGCCGCCGTGCGCGTTGGGCGTCCACTGGCCGGGCTCGCGGGAATAGTCGAGATAGAGCATGGAGGCGACGGCGTCCACCCGCAGACCGTCGATATGGAACTCCTCGCACCAGTAGACGGCGTTCGCCACCAGGAAGTTGCGCACCTCCGTGCGCCCGTAGTCGAACTCCAGCGTGCCCCAGTCGGGATGCGCGGCCCGCAGCGGATCCGCGGGCTCGTACAGCGGACGGCCGTCGAACTCGGCCAGCGCCCAGGCGTCCTTGGGGAAATGCGCGGGCACCCAGTCCACGAGCACCCCGATGCCCGCCTGGTGCAACGCGTCCACCAGGTGCTTGAAGTCGTCGGGGGTGCCCAGCCGGGCCGTGGGCGCGTAGAACCCGGTGACCTGATAGCCCCAGGAGCCGCCGAAGGGGTGCTCGGCCACCGGCATCAGCTCGACATGGGTGAAGCCGAGGTCCTTGACGTACGCCGGGAGCTGCTGCGCGAGCTGCCGGTAGGTCAGCCCCGGCCGCCACGAGGGCAGATGCACCTCGTAGACGGAGAACGGCAGCTCATGGACGCGCCCGCCCTCCCGGCGCGCCATCCACACCTCGTCCCCCCAGCGGTGGTGCGAGGCATGGACGACGGAGGCGGTGGCGGGCGGGCACTCGGTGCGCCGCGCCATCGGGTCGGCGCGCAGGGAGTGGCCGCCGTCGTGCCGGGTGATCTCGAACTTGTACAGCGCGCCCTCGCCGACACCGGGCAGGAACAGCTCCCACACGCCACTGCCACCGAGCGAGCGCATCGGCAGCGCGGTGCCGTCCCAGTAGGTGAAGTCGCCGGTCAGCCGCACCCCGAGGGCATTGGGCGCCCATACGGTGAAGCGGGTGCCGGATACGCCCTGGTGGGTCATCGGATGCGCGCCGAGCGCCCGCCACAGCTCCTCGTGGCGGCCCTCGCCGATGAGGTGCAGATCGAGTTCGCCGAGGGTGGGCAGGAAGCGGTACGGGTCGTGCAGCTCCAGCTCGGCGTCCTCGTACGTCACCAGCAGCCGGTAGTCCGGGATCTCCCGCAGCGGCAGCACCCCGGAGAACAGCCCGTCCCCCTCGGCCCGCAGCCGGGCGCGCAGCCCGGCGGCGGCGACGGTCACCGAGCGGGCGTACGGGCGCAGGCAGCGGAAGAGCACACCGCCGCGCACGGGGTGGGCGCCGAGCAGGTCGTGCGGTGCGTGATGGGCCCCGGACAGCAGCCGCCGCCGCTCCTCGTCCCCGAGCGCGGGCGCGGGCCGCACACCGTGCTCGTCGTACGCCACGTCAGCCTGCCCACCGCCCCCGGCCACGGGCCGCCCGGCGACGCGCGACGGCTCGGCCGCGCCGCCCGACTCCTCATGCCGCGCCTGGTCCGCACGCGGCGCGCGGGGCACGGGCGGCGAGCTATACGACACTCGTCCCTCGCGGCCGGGGCGACCGCGGTCGGCGGGCGGGGCCTCCTGCCCCGGGCCGCCACTGCCGACGGGCGTCTCCGGCCGCCTGGCCGGGTCCGCCGCTGTGGCGGCGTCGGGGGATTCCCGGCCGGGCGCGGGCTTGATGCCCGCCGACTCGGCGGACGTGGGGTCCTGGCGGGGGGACCGAGCCCGCCCCCGGGCGTCCTCGGGCTCCGGTCGCTGGTCCGGGCGCGGGTGCCCGTCTGCGGAAGCCGCTCCCCCCGGCCCGGCCGCCGCGGCGGCCTCCCGCGCCCGGGCGGGGTCCGTCGCCGAAGCCGGGTCCGCCTCCAAGGCGGCCGTGGGCGGCGCCGGGCGGTCCGTGCCCTCGCCCGGCGGGGTGGCCTCGGCCGACTCCAGCTCGTGGCGAGTCGGGGCCTCGGAGCCCGGGCGGGCGGCGCGGGGCTCGGGTCGCGGATGGACGCGGCCGGGGAGAAACGTCGAGGGGACTGCCGGGACCGCCGGACCGGTCGTGGCGCCGGTGGCGGCGGGTGGGTGGCCCGGCCCCTTGTCGGACGGGTGCTGGCCGGACGGCGGTCGTGCGGTCACGGGGTGGTCCTCCCGGAGGTGTCGGGCGTCGGACGGGACGGTCGGAATCGGGAATCGGGGAACGGGGAGCGGGCGGGGCGGTGGGGCCGCTGTCCGGGGGAGCCGGGTCCCGGGGCCCGGGGAGCCTGGTCCGGGCTCGGCCCGGGCCCCCGGGTCAGGCGCGGGCGGTGGCGAGGCGGCGGATCGCGGTCATCGGGACCGACAGCCAGTCGGGGCGGTGCCGCGCCTCGTAGAGCACCTCGTAGACGGCCTTGTCGGTCTCATGGGCGCGCAGCAGCTCCGGCTCGTCACGCGGATCGGTGCCGGATGCCTCCGCATAGCCCGCGCAGTACGCGGCGCGGGTGCGGCCCGCCCACTCCTGCGGGCGCTCATGGCGTCCCACGGCCGCCGCGTAGTCGAAGGACCGCAGCATGCCCGCGATATCGCGCACCGGCGGCTGCGGGCGGCGGCGCTCGGCCAGCGGACGGGACGGCTCGCCCTCGAAGTCGATCAGCGACCACCGCCCGCTTCCTCCGCCGCCGTCCTCGGTCAGCAGCGCCTGCCCCAGATGGAGATCGCCGTGGATGCGCTGGGCCGCCCAGGTGCGGCCCGCGCGCCCCAGCACGGCCAGGTCCTCGTACGCGCCGTGCAGCTCCGCGCGGTACGGCTGGAGGGCGGGCACCGCGGCGGCGGCCGAGTCGAGGCGCTCGCTCATGGCGGCGGCGAGATGCTCGATCTGCGGGCGGCGCAGCACGGAGGTGGGCAGGGCGCGGGCCATCGCCAGATGGACCTCGGCGGTCGCATGGCCCAGCGCGCGGGCGGCGCCGGTGAAGTCGCGCCCGGCGGCCAGGGCGTCGAGCGCGAGCTGCCAGCCGTCCCGGGAACCGGTCAGGAAGGGCTGCAGCACCCCCAGGGTGAAGGGCTCCGCCGGTGGCCCGGCGCCCTCGGCCGGCGGCTCGGCCTCGAACCAGGCGGCGGGCGCGGGCACCCGGGTGCAGCCGGTGTGGGCGAGCGCGAGGGGGAGTTCGAGGTCGGGGTTGGTGCCGGGGCTGACCCGGCGGAAAAGTTTGAGAATAAACGTATCGCCATAGATCACCGAGGAGTTGGACTGCTCGGCGGTCATCACCCGGGGCGGCAGCGCGGAGGGGATCGCGCTGGACGGCTCCCGTACGAAGCGCAGCGGGCCGAGCCGCCCGGGCATCCGCAGCCGCTCCAGCAGCAGGGTGGTGAGCCGGGGGTCGAACAGCGCCTCGTACACCGTCTGCCCGTCCAGCGGTCCGCCGCTGGGCCGGCCGATGAGCGCGGAGGCGAGCGGCGGCGGAAGGGTGGGGCGCGCCCCGAGCAGGAGCTGGTAGCAGTCGCTGGCCGCCGCCCCGCGCCGGTGGCCGCAGCCGAAGCCGTGCCGGTGGCCGGGCGGCTCCGGCTGCTGGGCGCGGATCAGCAGATGGAGCAGCCCGGGCATGCCGCCGCCCGCCCGCCACGGCAGCAGCTCGGTCGCGGAGACCAGCGCGAAGCCGGTGACGGGACGGCCCTTGCCCGCGAACCAGCGCTGGCGGGGCAGCCACTCGGCGAGCAGCGGCGCGAGCGAGGCGAGCAGCCCGGACGGGCCCGCGGCCGTGGTGGCGCGGGTGGCGGACGTCGGGGGCTGGTCCCGCGGTACGGCGGTCGGCGGGTGTTGTGCCCCCCGGGAGAGCGGAGCTTCCGGCATGGCGTCGCGTCCTTTCCCCGGGCACACGACAGATCAGGGCAAAGTGTCCCGGATTGCGGCATTGACTGTGCGACGGTGCGGGACGTGTCGGGCGAGGATCGTCCGTACGGCGAGCTCGGTGTACGCGATCGGGTCCGCCGGTGGCGCATGTGAGTACAGAGTGCCCATGACGGGGGGTCGAAAACGCCCGTACGCGCCCGAGATGGACGCGTACGGACGAGCGAGAGCCGGAGCGAGGGCCGCGCCCTGGCCGAAACCGGGTGGCCCGGCATCGGACATCCGGCCCGGCGTCGGCTCAGTCGGTCCAGTGCCCCATCGCTTCGTTGCGCCGCAGCCGGAACCAGTAGAAGCCGTGGCCGGCCATGGTCAGCAGATACGGCAGCTCCCCGATGGCCGGGAAGCGGACCCCGCCGATCAGCTCGACCGGATGGCGGCCGGCGAAGGACTGCAGATCCAGCTCGGTGGGCTGGGCGAAGCGCGAGAAGTTGTTCACGCACAGCACCAGGTCGTCCTCGCCGTCCCGGGTGGAGGGGGCCTCGCGCAGGAAGGCGAGGACGGCCGGGTTGGAGGACGGCAGCTCGGTGTAGGAGCCGAGCCCGAAGGCGGGGTTCTGCTTACGGATCTCGATCATCCGGCGGGTCCAGTGCAGCAGCGAGGACGGGCTGCTCATGGCCGCCTCGACATTGGTGACCTGATAGCCGTAGACCGGGTCCATGATGGTCGGCAGGAACAGCCGCCCCGGATCGCAGGAGGAGAAGCCCGCGTTGCGGTCGGGGGTCCACTGCATGGGGGTGCGCACGGCGTCGCGGTCGCCGAGCCAGATGTTGTCGCCCATGCCGATCTCGTCGCCGTAGTAGAGGATCGGGGAGCCGGGCAGGGACAGCAGCAGCGCGGTGAACAGCTC is from Streptomyces hygroscopicus and encodes:
- a CDS encoding 1,4-alpha-glucan branching protein → MTARPPSGQHPSDKGPGHPPAATGATTGPAVPAVPSTFLPGRVHPRPEPRAARPGSEAPTRHELESAEATPPGEGTDRPAPPTAALEADPASATDPARAREAAAAAGPGGAASADGHPRPDQRPEPEDARGRARSPRQDPTSAESAGIKPAPGRESPDAATAADPARRPETPVGSGGPGQEAPPADRGRPGREGRVSYSSPPVPRAPRADQARHEESGGAAEPSRVAGRPVAGGGGQADVAYDEHGVRPAPALGDEERRRLLSGAHHAPHDLLGAHPVRGGVLFRCLRPYARSVTVAAAGLRARLRAEGDGLFSGVLPLREIPDYRLLVTYEDAELELHDPYRFLPTLGELDLHLIGEGRHEELWRALGAHPMTHQGVSGTRFTVWAPNALGVRLTGDFTYWDGTALPMRSLGGSGVWELFLPGVGEGALYKFEITRHDGGHSLRADPMARRTECPPATASVVHASHHRWGDEVWMARREGGRVHELPFSVYEVHLPSWRPGLTYRQLAQQLPAYVKDLGFTHVELMPVAEHPFGGSWGYQVTGFYAPTARLGTPDDFKHLVDALHQAGIGVLVDWVPAHFPKDAWALAEFDGRPLYEPADPLRAAHPDWGTLEFDYGRTEVRNFLVANAVYWCEEFHIDGLRVDAVASMLYLDYSREPGQWTPNAHGGRENLDAVAFLQEMNATVYRRCPGVITIAEESTAWDGVTRATHHVGPSGFGGLGFGLKWNMGWMHDSLGYLAHEPVHRAYHHHEMTFSMVYAYSENYVLPISHDEVVHGKRALVSKMPGDWWQQRANHRAYLGFMWAHPGKQLLFMGQEFAQGAEWSEAYGPDWWLLDPSYSAEPDHRGVRDLVRDLNQVYAATPALWQRDTDPEGFSWIEGDAREDNVFAFLRFDADGSPLLAISNFSPVVRQEYRIGAPEAVPVWREVLNTDDGRYGGSGVANAEPLKAEPTGWHGRPASVLPVLPPLATIWLRPA